The Gigantopelta aegis isolate Gae_Host chromosome 3, Gae_host_genome, whole genome shotgun sequence genome segment catgaaagacgataaagacattaaacgacagtatagagccctttgtgtatgtgcaaacatgttgttgcggcgatttgcaaaatgttcagaatctgttaaaacacaattatttgtaagttattgtagtaatttgtacgcgggtgcattatgggtgaaatttacacaggataccatgaaggatcttaacatatgttataataatgcataccgatggatgatcggacaacgacgaccatacagtgccagcaagatgtttgtcagtcatcgagtaaaaagctttggcgctttacttcgctcaacgGCATATTCGCTAAAGAGCTTaatcgaaacaacttcaaacgacctacttgcccacctgcggtgtacaactgtgtacgtcaaatatgtatgtgtaaatcgctggaacaagctgctgtatattatataatcagttttgtatgtgatgtttatatatgtttctatggatctctgatctgaaataaaaattttatatatatatatatatatatatatatatatatatatatatatatatatatatatataataataataataataataataatttttaaatgtgtcCATCTCCATTTCTGTTATTAGTCAAAGGACTGCATGCACACTATGATCACACTGTCAGTATTCtattgaatgatataagatcatcgaattttaaaatacaatgtacTTATATTAGCATTTGATTAgtcttttgtttaaattatgttttaacagAATACATCAAAGCCCAGTTGAAAACGGACTGTGAAAACCTGGAGCGGTCATATCTGCTGGCAGGACGAAACACTGATCGACAATGTGAACAGCAACTTCAACAACTAGACGTGAATGTTACCCAGATTTCAGAAAACATCGATAAAACAGCGGACGAAACAATTGAACAGCTAACATCTGCAATTCGTTCTCATCAGAAGATCTTGCACCAACAACTCGTCAACTGTCATGAAACTgctcaaacaaaaatacaagaaAGATCCAGACGGACAAAAGCATTGTTAACTGGACCGAAAGACTGTTTAGCGTCCGTTGACCAATTGTTTAATGTCTCAACAGTTTCTGAgtctgaaataaaaaatgagagagaaaaggtTGAACTACTACTTAAAACACTGACAGGTTTTCACACATCCCAGGATGAAGTTTCTCCTCATAAAATAACCTTTACTAAATCTAACAATGTAATGAACATTTCCACCCATTTCGGTACGCTGAATCAAACGGAGGAACACACAGCGTCATCCATGAATGCATCAAGTGGATCCAGACAGGCACTCCAACAAATAGATCGAGAAAAAGACAGTCTCCAGCTTGTTACTACTATTAACGCAAGTCACAGCTCTGATACATTCGATCCCGTTCTGACAGCCATTGATGTCCTACGTGTAGGAGGTTCAGTGAAGATACTCGTTGCAGACAACAACAACCATTGTGTCAAGTCATTCAACCACGACGGCACACTGCACTGCATCTACAAACCCAACGGTATACCTAAAGGTCTTGTTAAGTTTCGTGACAATGAAGTGGTTGTAACTCTTCCAAGACAGAATCAGATTGTGTTTCTGAAGGTTGATGACAAAAACATCACTCTGATAAAGAGAGTGACAACTGTGAAGTCATATGCAATGATAACGGCTTTACCAAACTCCTGTCTGGCCGCTATTGGAAATATATGCTACGATTTACTTTTTCACATTATGGATCAGAACTGTAACGTGGTCTGGTCTGGatgtaatattatacaaaatacgTATCCCTCGTGTATTACGGTGTTGGATGATTGTTTGCTGTTGCAGTCATGTTCACGTGATGTGAAATGTGTAACAACATCAGGTGACATCAGATGGGAGCTAAATTACACTGGTTTTGGGATCTGGGGCGGCATCACATGCGACAACAAGGGGTTCATTTATGCTACTGATTCTGATAAAAATGTAGTTGTTCAGCTAACATCCAGTGGTAAATTCGTACGTAACATCATCACCCAGAACCAGCTGTCTTGTCCCATGCCTATCTGTTACTACCATGATCAACTGTATGTGGGTCATACAAAGGGGGAAATAAAAGTTTTTACCTGGAAGACAAAATGATCAACTGTATATGGGTGAGaaaaatggtgaaataaaagtgtttaccTGGTCGCCACACAGGTGGACATGAAGCCTAGGAatgtatatttaacaacactgatCATATTTTAACTGCGATAGATGTCTACCATGTTCAACACTTTTATTCGGTCTACTGAGAACAAAATTATATTGCAGGTATACCACTCTTACTAAATTACTGCAAgggtatataatatgtacactTTTTTTGACAAGGTCTATGcatgtatttcatatttacCTATTTATATACCGTTGTTGGCTAGACTAGTATACGGTGGGCTTAATAATAGaacataattttttgtttatctcTACAggtataaataacaatatttatttaatatgtaagtatcTTAGGAATATACTTTTTAAAGTGCacatttaacaaaattattaataagttTTGTGATTAACTTGGTAAAGATAATATCATgttgaatataataattttaagtgcacattacatttattattaatttacatatggcttaatagtaattaatagtttaacaacatcaataataatagtcataataatattatcaattaaaagtataataatttacacattttctGATTCTCAACACTGCACACTTCATGCACTCAACATACTGTGCTTGGTATCACAAACATTTTGCACCCCTGTTTTGAAAATCTATGTATCTACTCTCATAACAGTTACATTATTGAAATATTCCACTGTGGAACAAACAAGatactaatatttattaattacactgatataacattaatattatgaagtGAAATGCTGTCCAACACATATCTagaaatatatgaaataatacagtttgatatatatatatatgtaagtagTCAATTGGTCTGAAAGTTACACAAGTGAGACTGACATAAACTAAACTTATGtaagttaataataaatgtaatgtgcagttaaaaattaatatattcaacATGTGCAACGAATAGGATAGCAGACAGAAAATTAACAGTCATTGAAATAGGgctatattataaaaaaaactttcttataatatttattttgtaaagtaatTCTATGTAACAGTCTAACTGATGTTTTGACACAAATgtgctacccccccccccccccccacacccacacacacctaTTCATTACTTTGAATATGAATGTCTCTATATTGTGTATGTGTAGTAGCTAAAACCAGTTTTGAAACAGGGTGCACATTTTAACAGTGTAGCTGTGTGAACTTAATGGTGGGAATATGATGGAATTTTGTGATCAATTATTAGTTTGCACCAATTATGTATGCTGTTAATAACTGAtactaataaatgtaaatataactaATAGGGTACTTTCAAGTTTGATAATACacctttcatttaatttcaaattattttcgttcttatatccaattaaggttcaagcacgctgtcctgggcacacacctcggctatctgggatgtctgtcgaggacaatgggttagtaattagtaggttagtggttagtgagagagaagagggtgtatgggttggagccggtatcgggctgcgaaccatgtacctaccagcttgtagtctgatggcttaaccactgcactaccgaggccggtctcgtAATACACCTTTTTTGACCGCAAAACtaaaagggaagtaactctgttTTGCTTTGGTTGGAAACTTGTACTTGATTGATTGATCAGATGGTAAACGTGAATAATGCTTGTCcttaatttgtaaaattgtacTTGATCAGCTGATTACTTGATTAAAGATACAGTGTGTGACAAACGTgattaatatagatatatctTTATATGAACAACAGTTTGTGCGAAAACTTGGGTCTGTTTTAGTGACTATTTCCAACATAAAACCCAGgatataataatcatttaaCATACCttacaaaaagtttgtttttgtttaacaaaactactagagcatattgactgATTGaagcatacatttattattgGGCTTTATACATAAATAATGCATACATTGTGTCTatcggcctcgatggtgtcgtagttaaatcatcgaacataaggctggtaggtactaggttcgcctcccggtaccggctcccacccaaaggccactacaccgactctTCTCTCGCCTAGCcaccaaccactaacccactgtccagatGGCGGAGtagtttgcccaggacagcgtgcttaaccctcaattggatataagcacgaaaataactatgaatgaatgaatgaatgaatgttgcaCATTAGGTGCAGATTAACAGTGTAAATGTAACCACCTTATGTTTTAGCAAATTCAGGTCATTGCAAAGCACTATAAGCttataataatattgcattCATAAACACATTTGGCTTTCTTAATTCTGTTTAATAgttgtggtacatgtatatataatgctaggatcagactaccaactgctagcagaaagttggccaatttTCTGCTCtcatgacttctacgactgtccatttGCGACTTCTACGACGGCCGTCGTATCCGATTCAAAAAATTAAGCGGCCAtacatggcctcagattacagttatcttcccatttggttgtcgaaaatccggaaatttgaccgcgcaagtagtctgctgtttgactgtgattatttcatggcagacagctatgaagtggcaactgtttgactgaagtgacaggggatagcatgtagtttgtaaacatgtgtaacttgctgacattgaagacttgtttgtggtaattccggcccatgcaaaagtagtgctttttgtgtaaaatgggtgtactccggcctggtttagagggtgtgtctgtttaaaccaatatgctgggagaaagagctggacaacaggagttgtccttttcagggtatgtgtcccccatgcaggcaaaggtacatacaaaacttcacgggcctgctgatattaataaaaatgttatagccactaaggctatatagaaacatatagcgaaattaattgtggtctgaggccacatatgttgctagtctgagcgcgcATTACAATTCAACGCGACGCCCAGTTGTTAATCttagcgcacccgtcgtaagtcgggagttggggagaATTAAAACGCAACCGTGGAgtttggccaactttctgctggcagttaaTCGTCTGATACTATGTGCTATGTTCGTCACCAATAATGTCTATTAATACAGAGGAGTCTAatgacagttttaataaataaggTTATATGTATGCATTTTCTATGTACACTGCTACCGACCTACATGTATTCAAATAAAACTACAACcaggttgttgttttataatgcGAGTTCTGCTGTGGACTGTCACcgatgggttgggttttttgtttgttgttagttgttttgttgtttgttgggtttttcttcttttttttcttctttttttacctcTTCTGAACTGCAGTGAACAGATACAGAACAATTTGTGCTGAACTGAATTAAACACTTAACAGGTATTATGTTCTTCTCTTTTCTTacatacccgttggtgagaacaccatgcttTATTTTTCATAGCACATGGATTAtttacacacgtgtgtgtgtgttaacaatttcaagatatacgaccGGTTGCTCCTAGgtaatgaccaggtcaccaatgccatgcatccaataaaaaaacacacggTGGAAATAggttacactgtgacgtataaaagttaacctgacaaccatgcgtctgtgacgcgtaagttagctacaaacGCAACGGctgcaaataacttttagttgaaaaagatgctaaaatttgcttaaaacctggttttgaggatatgtaagaaataaaataatacattcgtgtccgttagataccatttatctcacaacatgttgtttaaaaacgtatcaaactcgctttcgctcgttaaaaacattttaaaacaacttgttgtgagataaatggtatctaatggctactcatgtattattctctatttatgttatgttgtgataaaaaaaaaataattacactaCACAGAGGACATACCCTAAGACTGATTTTGGGAGTGCGTCTTGattcaatatatttattgtaaaattaCTTTAAATAACTTGTCTTACAATATTGACTGTAAAATTAGGTATgagtgtttttgtgggggttttgtttagagtccgatatattttaacatgcacataTATCACGAAGGTTTAGATGTTGCtttgtgcttgtgtgtgtgtgtgtgtgtgtgtgtgtgtgtgtgtgtgtgtgtgtgtgcgtgcgtgcgttttCTTTTCCTAaaattattctttctttctttcttttttttggaggggggggagggaggttgTTTCTTTTGACGGCGAGGGGTCATCGTAGTCTTCAGTTTAATCACATTTTCTAACACTTTTTAACTAGTATCTTTGCAGttttcgtttttattttgtattcccCTTTGGAAtcattgtattattgtattgcACTCAAAATGTAGTTTGTACTTTACAGTATTTAACAAACGTAAGCTTTGTttctttgctttgttttgttatgctttgttttttgtattgttgttattaCAAGTGATTAGGTATAGCTGCAATTTACTTACGATTTGAAATGTGATGCGAATTTTCgttttggtttaaattttataatttccagaaaacattatagagatattcgggcaaaatgtggtaacctgagacctttttaccgtgTATTTTTAGCATTCTAACCTCAAAGTTAGTTATAATACACGTAAAAATGCATGGTGATTCGTTTGCAGCCCTATATAATTGTTTgttagtaatactaatatgaataaatgttgttatacagagtcgggcatttttgtttaattcggacaaaaaccagcctccccccccccccccccccccccccacctaaaaatatgggagcccgtacgcctatgcccaGACAAATATGTGGTACTGGGATTGAAACATTGATAGCCCTATCTTATTTAATAATTAGGGAAATGATACGGATATTTGTGGTATATTCAGTAGCAGTAATATTTAACATGGAAACATAGCTTTATgtaatacactcacacacatgcgtagcctacacacacacacacgcacgcacgcacgcacgcacgcgcacacacacttttggaagtaaaatgaaaaacaaagttgAAGAAAGATAAAGATTTAAATTTCAGATTTTCAAACTAAACAGTAGTAAATTTtgtgttgtaataaataattgtagATTAATATGTTGTCATGTTGTTTTTAGgaatcagggccccgttccacgaagcgatcttaaccctaagatcaccttaagtgcatagctaccttatgtacttaaggtgatcgtagcactaagatcgcttcgtcgAACGGCGCCCTGAACCATAAtcgtatattatacatacatgtctgGGACACAGGTCCTGAAACGTCTgtacatgcgtgcgtgcgtgagtTGTGTGTATGGTTAAGCCTACAACTTGTTGGACGTCAATCAGTTAACAGTTGTCatcaagtacatgtatcttCATCTGatagaatattgatttattaatcatcgactattggatgtcaaacatttggtatattgacatatagttttagagaggaaaccctatacatttttccattagtagcaagggatctttttttatgcaccatcccacagacagcatagcacatgccacggcctttgatataccagtcatgatgcactggctccaagaagaaataacccaattggtcgcaccgacgaggattgatcttagaccgaccgtgcatcaggtgagcgctttaccactgtgctacgtcccgccccctcgtCCGATAGGTATGCGACTCCCATAAAAGTATGATCAGTACACCTAAGAAAGGACCATCGTATGCtgtggtaaaaacaaaaatcggcCCGACAGTTTAAGTAAGGTAAGTCGAGTATTGCAGATGGTCTACGGTTAGGGATGTGACAATACATCGAACTATCGATATATTGCGATAGGAAGTGCCTCGATAGCAATGTGTCAGTAATTTTCAATAGTATGCATAGTGAAATATGGTCCGTGGCGGTTCCccaaagaaggaaatgttttatttacacatttcatgtacggttatatggtttcagatatggttaaggaccacacatatattgagagaggaaacccgatttcgccacttcatgggctactatttttgattaacagcaagggatcttttatatgcaccatcctacaaacagggtagcacataccacggcctttgatataccagtcgatgtgcactggatggaacgagaaatagctcaatggacccactgacggggatcgatcctagaccgactgggcatcaagtgctttaccactgggctacgttccgcctcgTTCCCCAAAGACGGCCTCGgtggctatcggtctacaggcaggtaggtactgggttcggatcctagtcgaggcatgggatttttaatccagataccgactccaaaccccgagcgagtgctccgcaaggctcagtgggtaggtgtaaaccacttgcaccgaccagtgatccataactggttcaacaaaggccatggtttgtgctgtcctgcctgtgggaagcataaataaaagatcccttgctgctaatcggaaagagtagcccatgtagtggcgacagcgggtttcctctcaaaatctgtgtggtccttaaccatgtctgacgccatataaccctaaataaaatgtgttgagtgtgtcattaaataaaacatttctttctttcgttcccCAAAGAAGTGTAAGAAATTCTATACAAATTACAATCAATAATAGGGAAGCTAGCGTTTTGCTCGCATTATGACCAGCTTGTTTCCAGAACATAGTTTGCCCCTAACTATTTGCCACTTTATCCCACATTATACATTGTAGCAGTTTGCtccaattgtttgttttttcatcagATATTTCTGgtattaaataaagatgattttTAGGGATGAGTGAATTATCTTCaatttatgtttgtgtgtgtaggggTGTGTGTTAAGGTATACAATTAGGATTACTGTTTATTTGGTAGATTACGCAAGGcaaatcaaataaaatgaaaatcaaATAAGCTCCGTTATTCATCTGTAatacaaacaagaaacaaatacttctatcaacatatttattaatcctGATTCTGCACATACTAACACTTATTAATTACActgaatattaatatgaataagaAATGAGATGATGTGCAACACAAATCTACAGACAGGcacatgtgcaggaattttacaAGGGAAGGGGACcgtctagactggcgagcaaAGTTTATGGgggtgggcgggggggggggggggggggggggggggggtgggggtcgagtcatgctcccctggaaaatatattggggggaaaaaaacacAGAGAAAGAAATATGCTTGAGaagggttttgttttttcaatccCGAAACTCCCCACTGCATACATGCCTGACAAAgactataaatattaaatgatacattTTGTTACATGTCTGTTAGCAGAAATTCGAAgagaaacaaatttaatattttttcatgAAGTTTTGTTACATGTCTGTTAGCAAAAATTCGAAgagaaacaaatttaatattttttcatgtagttgtaCCACATTCTTGCACACAGTGCAAAGATTCCGTCCCAGGCCACACCACTGGCCTTGACAGAGCTGTGGCCTGTGAGGGACGTGCCCGATAACCATAGGGGTAAAGGGGCACGTTAATAAGAATTCAGGATCAGTGCAAAGATTATTAGGATAGCAGACAGAAAATGAACAGTCAAGGAAAGAGAGCTAGATAATAAAGGCCCACTttcttattgtatttattttgtaaagtatTTCTCTGTAATAGTCTAACTGATCTTTTGAGATAAACatactgttgttgttttgggtggggtttttttttttttatccaggtTGATGCATACATTTATGATTCAGCTTTATacataatgcatatatatattgtgttgtcTCATGATAAAAATATTCCTGGATTGTTCAACACTTCCAGCGAATGTATTTGTAAAACACAAGTGAACCTATAAACGTTGGACAAAATCCAAGCATGATCAACTTTAAAAGATAAACCTCacattgaataaaattaaaatcatgatgaaacaataaaacaaacttaatgaCAAACTGTGCTGGCAAACTATAACATGTCACTGATCACCTGAAGTACATTATCAAACCAATATCTGTGTAAATCActgttattagcagtagtagtacaTACTGTTATATGGAAATTATActcggggcttctagattatggtagccccactctcatggctagtgatattcaatgttgggctagtaaataactaccattgccatgcccgatggttagtgaatttgtt includes the following:
- the LOC121368435 gene encoding uncharacterized protein LOC121368435, with the protein product MQKLQTQYIKAQLKTDCENLERSYLLAGRNTDRQCEQQLQQLDVNVTQISENIDKTADETIEQLTSAIRSHQKILHQQLVNCHETAQTKIQERSRRTKALLTGPKDCLASVDQLFNVSTVSESEIKNEREKVELLLKTLTGFHTSQDEVSPHKITFTKSNNVMNISTHFGTLNQTEEHTASSMNASSGSRQALQQIDREKDSLQLVTTINASHSSDTFDPVLTAIDVLRVGGSVKILVADNNNHCVKSFNHDGTLHCIYKPNGIPKGLVKFRDNEVVVTLPRQNQIVFLKVDDKNITLIKRVTTVKSYAMITALPNSCLAAIGNICYDLLFHIMDQNCNVVWSGCNIIQNTYPSCITVLDDCLLLQSCSRDVKCVTTSGDIRWELNYTGFGIWGGITCDNKGFIYATDSDKNVVVQLTSSGKFVRNIITQNQLSCPMPICYYHDQLYVGHTKGEIKVFTWKTK